In a single window of the Streptomyces sp. 846.5 genome:
- a CDS encoding DUF1275 family protein gives MSSTATTPPATPPARPGTEDEPVHLVLSAASGAADAFAFLCLGKVFAGVMTGNLVLVGASIGSGDHRVVPRALASLAGYGLGAAAAGRARPRVAVRTLLAAGTGLLAATAAAWALGSGRAPQAQLVLIVAVALAMGLQAQTWAVPTTYFTGTYTGLLGRAGRRQLLRQDRWPAVRLAAVVVGATATSLVDWCCPSAAGAVTAALSALALALAHARQRSRAPRDM, from the coding sequence ATGAGTTCCACCGCCACCACGCCCCCCGCCACACCCCCTGCCCGGCCCGGCACCGAGGACGAGCCGGTGCACCTGGTGCTGTCCGCAGCCTCCGGGGCCGCCGACGCCTTCGCGTTCCTCTGCCTGGGCAAGGTCTTCGCCGGGGTGATGACCGGGAACCTGGTCCTGGTCGGAGCCTCGATCGGGTCCGGCGACCACCGGGTGGTGCCCAGGGCCCTGGCCTCGCTGGCCGGATACGGGCTCGGCGCCGCGGCGGCGGGCCGGGCCCGGCCCCGGGTGGCGGTGCGCACCCTGCTGGCAGCCGGGACCGGGCTGCTCGCGGCGACCGCGGCGGCCTGGGCGCTGGGGTCCGGCCGGGCACCGCAGGCCCAGCTGGTGCTGATCGTCGCGGTGGCTCTGGCCATGGGCCTGCAGGCGCAGACCTGGGCGGTGCCCACGACCTACTTCACCGGCACCTACACCGGCCTGCTGGGCCGGGCCGGGCGGCGGCAGCTGCTCCGCCAGGACCGCTGGCCGGCCGTCCGCCTGGCGGCGGTGGTCGTCGGCGCCACCGCCACCTCGCTGGTCGACTGGTGCTGCCCGTCCGCCGCCGGCGCTGTCACCGCTGCGCTCTCCGCCCTGGCGCTGGCGCTGGCCCATGCGCGGCAACGCAGCAGGGCCCCGCGCGACATGTGA
- a CDS encoding FAD-dependent oxidoreductase translates to MNKIVILGAGYAGMATAMSLAARTRKREDVHITLVNAQRRFTERLRLHQTASGRELTNLQIPELVAGTGIEFVEGWVTAVDAEARTVRVDDERSLPYDTLVYALGSVADTDTVPGVDEHAHTLYGAAGAASLAATLGRLGAGATVVVAGSGLTGVEAAAEIAEQHPALTVLLLGRAEPGSMMGAKARAYLQGALQRLGVRVRTGVEIAKVLPGGVELVGGEHIAADAVLWTTGIRMSPLAAAAGLTVDGQGRIVTDSRLRSVSHPTVHAVGDAAAIRQNYGVIHGTCQSGMPTGAYTAAAIADQLKGRRTKPFRFGYLHQPVSLGRHDAVVQFTRADDTPGRFLLTGRSAVVYKETVSSAPWGVYGRIRKYGAGTAALWRKGGRSTKIAQS, encoded by the coding sequence ATGAACAAGATCGTGATTCTCGGCGCCGGGTACGCGGGCATGGCGACCGCGATGAGCCTGGCCGCCCGCACCCGCAAGCGCGAGGACGTGCACATCACCCTGGTCAACGCGCAGCGCCGGTTCACCGAACGGCTGCGGCTGCACCAGACCGCGTCCGGCCGGGAGTTGACGAACCTTCAGATCCCGGAGCTGGTCGCCGGCACCGGCATCGAGTTCGTCGAGGGCTGGGTGACCGCCGTCGACGCGGAGGCGCGGACCGTGCGCGTCGACGACGAACGCTCCCTGCCCTACGACACCCTGGTGTACGCCCTGGGCAGCGTCGCCGACACCGACACGGTGCCCGGCGTCGACGAGCACGCGCACACCCTCTACGGCGCCGCCGGGGCCGCGTCCCTGGCCGCGACGCTGGGGCGGCTCGGCGCGGGCGCGACCGTGGTCGTCGCCGGCAGCGGGCTGACCGGCGTCGAGGCCGCCGCTGAGATCGCCGAACAGCACCCGGCGCTCACCGTCCTGCTGCTGGGACGGGCCGAACCCGGGTCGATGATGGGGGCCAAGGCTCGGGCCTACCTGCAGGGCGCGCTCCAGCGGCTCGGCGTGCGGGTACGCACCGGCGTGGAGATCGCCAAGGTGCTGCCCGGCGGCGTCGAGCTGGTCGGCGGAGAGCACATCGCCGCCGACGCGGTGCTGTGGACCACCGGGATCCGGATGTCGCCGCTGGCGGCGGCCGCCGGGCTGACCGTCGACGGCCAGGGCCGGATCGTGACCGACAGCCGGCTGCGCTCGGTCTCCCACCCCACCGTCCACGCCGTCGGCGACGCGGCCGCGATCCGGCAGAACTACGGTGTCATCCACGGCACTTGCCAGAGCGGCATGCCGACCGGCGCCTACACGGCGGCCGCGATCGCCGACCAACTGAAGGGCCGTCGGACCAAGCCGTTCCGGTTCGGATACCTGCACCAGCCGGTCAGCCTGGGCCGCCACGACGCGGTGGTCCAGTTCACCCGCGCCGACGACACCCCCGGACGGTTCCTGCTCACCGGCCGGAGCGCGGTGGTCTACAAGGAGACCGTGAGCAGCGCCCCTTGGGGCGTCTACGGCCGGATCCGGAAGTACGGCGCGGGCACCGCGGCTCTGTGGCGCAAGGGCGGTCGCAGCACTAAGATCGCCCAGTCGTGA
- a CDS encoding RNA polymerase sigma-70 factor, with amino-acid sequence MTTTDDQQIFADHRNLLFSVAYRLLGTAMDAEDVVQDAWFKWSAADRSQVADPKAYLARIATNLAMDRLRSVQRKREAYVGPWLPEPILTTVDTGAADTLESVERADSVSTAMLVVLESLSPLERAVFVLKEVFAFSYAEIADIVERSEPAVRQAGHRAREHVQARRPRYTGATAARQEATERFLAASTGGDINALMELLAPGVTLWTDGGGKVRQALHPVEGSAKVAAWMAGVSRRRSYEGVDISDMTIAFVQINGGPGITFTGAGRVIAVMAVDLDADGRIRTVYNIANPDKLHAVAGGSLHDMDPR; translated from the coding sequence GTGACCACCACCGACGACCAGCAGATCTTCGCCGACCACCGGAACCTCCTGTTCTCGGTCGCCTACCGGCTCCTCGGCACCGCCATGGACGCCGAGGACGTGGTCCAGGACGCCTGGTTCAAGTGGTCGGCGGCGGACCGCTCGCAGGTCGCCGATCCCAAGGCCTACTTGGCCAGGATCGCCACCAATCTGGCGATGGACCGGCTGCGTTCGGTCCAGCGCAAGCGGGAGGCCTACGTCGGCCCGTGGCTTCCGGAGCCGATCCTGACCACGGTGGACACCGGCGCCGCCGACACCCTGGAATCCGTGGAACGCGCCGACTCGGTGTCCACGGCGATGCTGGTCGTGCTGGAATCACTCAGCCCGCTGGAACGGGCGGTGTTCGTACTGAAGGAGGTCTTCGCCTTCAGCTACGCGGAGATCGCCGACATCGTCGAACGGTCCGAGCCGGCCGTGCGCCAGGCCGGGCACCGGGCCCGGGAGCACGTCCAGGCCCGGCGGCCCAGGTACACCGGGGCCACCGCCGCCAGGCAGGAGGCCACCGAGCGATTCCTGGCCGCGTCCACCGGCGGCGACATCAACGCGCTGATGGAACTGCTCGCCCCCGGCGTCACGCTGTGGACCGACGGCGGCGGCAAGGTCCGCCAGGCGCTGCACCCGGTCGAGGGCTCGGCCAAGGTCGCCGCCTGGATGGCCGGCGTCTCCCGCCGCCGTTCCTACGAGGGCGTCGACATCAGCGACATGACGATCGCCTTCGTCCAGATCAACGGCGGCCCCGGCATCACCTTCACCGGCGCCGGCCGGGTCATCGCCGTCATGGCCGTCGACCTGGACGCCGACGGCCGGATCCGCACCGTCTACAACATCGCCAACCCGGACAAGCTCCACGCCGTCGCCGGGGGCAGCCTCCACGACATGGACCCGCGCTGA
- a CDS encoding aminotransferase class I/II-fold pyridoxal phosphate-dependent enzyme: MTTELSSATLDDLLDRARKDYEVLAGRGLSLDLTRGKPAPAQLDLSDDLLSLPGGRHTSADGTDVRNYGGLQGLAELREIFAGVLQVPVPQLLAAGNSSLELMHDCLVHALLSKVPGADSRWVDQEPITFLCPVPGYDRHFALCERFGIDMVPVPMTESGPDMDVVEALVAENASVKGIWCVPKYSNPDGTCYSDETVARLAAMQTAAPDFRVFWDNAYAAHHLTDEQVEIADLLAACEAAGNPDRVFVFGSTSKITVAGAGVAFFGASAANVQWLLGNNAKRSIGPDKVNQLRHVLFLRDADGVRAHMERQRALLQPKFEAVQRILEAELGGTGLAAWTTPKGGYFVSLEVAEGCAKEVVRRAAGAGIVLTPAGATHPYGDDPRDAVIRIAPSYPTLEELEQAILGLTACVRVVGYEQQLAV, encoded by the coding sequence ATGACCACCGAGTTGAGCTCCGCCACCCTGGATGATCTCCTCGACCGCGCTCGCAAGGACTACGAGGTGCTGGCGGGCCGTGGGCTGTCGCTGGACCTCACCCGGGGCAAGCCGGCCCCGGCGCAGCTCGACCTCTCCGACGACCTGCTGAGCCTGCCCGGCGGCCGGCACACCTCCGCCGACGGCACCGACGTTCGCAACTACGGCGGGCTGCAGGGGCTGGCCGAGCTCCGGGAGATCTTCGCCGGGGTGCTGCAGGTGCCGGTGCCGCAGTTGCTCGCGGCGGGGAACTCCAGCCTGGAGCTGATGCACGACTGCCTGGTGCACGCGTTGCTCAGCAAGGTGCCCGGGGCCGACTCCCGCTGGGTGGACCAGGAGCCGATCACCTTCCTCTGCCCGGTCCCCGGCTACGACCGCCACTTCGCGCTCTGCGAGCGCTTCGGAATCGACATGGTCCCGGTGCCGATGACGGAGTCCGGGCCGGACATGGACGTGGTGGAGGCGCTGGTCGCCGAGAACGCGTCGGTCAAGGGCATCTGGTGCGTCCCGAAGTACAGCAACCCGGACGGGACCTGCTACAGCGACGAGACCGTGGCCCGGCTGGCCGCGATGCAGACCGCCGCCCCCGACTTCCGGGTCTTCTGGGACAACGCCTACGCCGCGCACCACCTCACCGACGAGCAGGTGGAGATCGCCGACCTGCTGGCGGCCTGCGAGGCCGCGGGCAACCCGGACCGGGTGTTCGTCTTCGGCTCGACCTCCAAGATCACGGTGGCCGGCGCGGGTGTGGCCTTCTTCGGCGCCTCGGCCGCCAATGTGCAGTGGCTGCTGGGCAACAACGCCAAGCGGTCCATCGGGCCCGACAAGGTCAACCAGCTGCGGCATGTGCTGTTCCTGCGGGACGCGGACGGTGTGCGGGCCCACATGGAGCGTCAGCGGGCCCTGCTGCAGCCGAAGTTCGAGGCGGTGCAGCGCATCCTGGAGGCCGAGCTGGGCGGCACCGGCCTGGCTGCCTGGACGACCCCCAAGGGCGGCTACTTCGTCAGCCTTGAGGTCGCGGAGGGGTGCGCGAAGGAGGTCGTCCGCCGCGCCGCCGGAGCCGGAATCGTGCTCACCCCGGCCGGCGCCACCCACCCGTACGGCGACGACCCGCGCGACGCGGTGATCCGGATCGCGCCCAGCTATCCGACCCTGGAGGAGCTGGAGCAGGCGATCCTCGGCCTGACTGCCTGCGTGCGGGTGGTCGGGTACGAGCAGCAGCTGGCGGTGTAG
- a CDS encoding GNAT family N-acetyltransferase, whose protein sequence is MTNDLPDGYEISTDPARLDPGLIHQWLSQDAYWAIGRAREKQDTAIANSLNFGVYDLASDAQVGYARIVTDRCTFAWLCDVYMAREVRGKGLGTALVAAVRDELAAYGLRRIMLATADAHAVYAKVGFAPLAAPEKWMTLGEQ, encoded by the coding sequence ATGACCAACGACCTGCCCGACGGCTACGAGATCTCCACCGACCCCGCCCGGCTGGACCCCGGCCTGATCCATCAGTGGCTGTCGCAGGACGCCTACTGGGCCATCGGCCGCGCCCGCGAGAAGCAGGACACCGCCATCGCGAACTCGCTCAACTTCGGCGTCTACGACCTCGCCTCGGACGCCCAGGTCGGCTACGCCCGCATCGTCACCGACCGCTGCACCTTCGCCTGGCTCTGCGACGTCTACATGGCCCGCGAGGTCCGCGGCAAGGGCCTGGGCACCGCCCTGGTCGCTGCCGTCCGCGACGAACTGGCCGCTTACGGTCTGCGCCGGATCATGCTGGCCACCGCGGACGCGCACGCCGTGTACGCCAAGGTCGGCTTCGCCCCGCTGGCCGCGCCGGAGAAGTGGATGACGCTCGGCGAGCAGTGA